In Cyprinus carpio isolate SPL01 chromosome A1, ASM1834038v1, whole genome shotgun sequence, the following proteins share a genomic window:
- the LOC109096476 gene encoding beta-crystallin A1-like — MNRVTKIQTNPSTTGIDMSPCFKVTVFEQEHFQGKCQELTSECRNIQERGFDNIRSIRVESGAWLGYEHHDFQGQQFVLEKGEYPHWDAYSGSLGYHVERMMSVRPICSADHQSSRMVIYEKENFLGRNVELCDDYPSLQAMGWCDKQVGSMHVQCGAFVCYEYPGYRGQQYVMESDRHSGDYQHWRDWGSHCQTPQIQSIRRIQQ, encoded by the exons ATGAACAGAGTTACTAAGATCCAAACAAACCCATCAACTACTGGGATAGACATGTCTCCTTGCTTTAAG gtgaCCGTGTTCGAGCAGGAGCATTTCCAAGGCAAATGTCAGGAGCTCACCTCAGAGTGCCGCAACATCCAGGAGCGTGGGTTTGACAACATCCGCTCTATCCGTGTAGAGAGCGGCGC CTGGTTGGGATACGAGCACCATGACTTCCAGGGGCAGCAGTTTGTCCTGGAAAAAGGAGAATATCCTCACTGGGACGCCTATAGCGGCAGTCTGGGCTACCATGTGGAGAGGATGATGTCAGTGCGCCCCATCTGCAGcgct GACCACCAGAGCAGTCGCATGGTCATCTATGAGAAGGAGAACTTCCTGGGCCGCAACGTAGAGCTGTGTGACGATTACCCATCTCTTCAGGCCATGGGCTGGTGTGACAAGCAAGTGGGCTCCATGCATGTGCAGTGTGGCGC CTTTGTGTGTTACGAGTACCCTGGCTATCGAGGACAGCAGTACGTTATGGAGTCTGACAGGCACAGCGGAGACTACCAGCACTGGAGGGACTGGGGCTCCCACTGCCAGACCCCTCAGATCCAGTCCATCCGCAGAATCCAGCAGTAA
- the LOC109096493 gene encoding protein unc-93 homolog B1-like, with translation MAAVITEDNVYSEAEVNGAPPADGDDQVQLRGPEGNIQGQVEEFLGPHPDYDEEEEERKYYRRKRLGVVKNVVGASCGGMIVYSVYMGLLQMQLILHYDETYREVKYGTLGLEDIDNKMLMGINVTPIVGLLYTPVLIRFLGTKWMMFLASGIYALFVSTNYWERYYTLVPSAVAIGVVIVPLWASLGNYITRMAQQYYEYVNYKDEHVQEQKKPPKGAFHPYIIIFQSVFYIVFHLSFVFAEFPMVLFLNYYLNDYKHTLFKVTQCGASGKGVIENLNKTVLHSLPRSLLLIEVESVLMGAAFLAMLIFLVLCGAAYRPTEEIDLRSIGWGNIFQLPFKHLRDYRLRLLCPFFVYSGFEMLFAVQGLILSFGVCSVGMEKLWLLVMVYGLSSSICSGLALTMLRLPRQIILLVGAFVHFVLIITLMCWSPQPREPSYLPYLLVLSALWGLGTALNKTGLSTLLGMLYEDKERLDFVFTIYHWWQAIAIFIVYLWSALPMRAKLGLLLLALIVACLCYVQMERRLAKKIPFRLPRIPRPRHKVKGYRYLEEENSDESDTDLSDVDDDEKDEDERGLVEEDRNTDDDSQGSPGPERSRVRDRRRKHDNAAYEQAGEREDYVQHMRD, from the exons atggcagcagtgaTCACTGAAGATAACGTGTACAGCGAGGCTGAAGTGAACGGCGCGCCCCCTGCTGATGGAGACGACCAAGTGCAGCTGCGCGGTCCTGAGGGAAACATTCAGGGACAG GTGGAGGAGTTTCTCGGCCCACATCCTGACtacgatgaggaggaggaggagcgcAAGTACTACAGACGAAAGAGGCTGGGTGTAGTGAAGAACGTGGTGGGGGCCAGTTGCGGAGGAATGATCGTCTACAGCGTTTACATGG GTCTGTTACAGATGCAGTTAATTCTGCACTACGATGAGACCTACCGAGAGGTCAAGTATGGCACTTTAGGGCTGGAGGATATCGACAACAAAATGCTGATGGGGATCAACGTTACACCTATTGTCGGCCTGCTCTACACGCCGGTGCTCATTAG ATTTCTTGGCACTAAATGGATGATGTTCCTGGCATCAGGCATCTATGCTCTCTTTGTTTCAACCAATTACTGGGAGCGATACTACACTCTTGTACCGTCAGCTGTGGCTATTGGTGTTGTCATTGTTCCTCTTTGGGCATCACTGGGAAACTACATCACCAG AATGGCCCAGCAGTATTATGAGTATGTCAACTACAAGGACGAACATGTCCAGGAGCAGAAGAAGCCCCCCAAAGGAGCCTTCCATCCTTACATCATCATTTTCCAGTCTGTCTTCTACATTGTTTTCCAT CTGAGTTTCGTGTTTGCCGAGTTCCCCATGGTGCTGTTCCTCAATTACTATCTGAATGATTACAAACACACTCTCTTCAAAGTCACACAGTGTG gagCCTCAGGGAAAGGGGTGATAGAGAATTTAAATAAGACAGTTTTGCACAGCTTGCCTCGCTCTCTGTTGCTCATCGAGGTCGAGAGTGTGCTCATGGGGGCAGCCTTCCTCGCCATGCTCATC TTTCTGGTGTTGTGTGGAGCTGCCTATCGGCCCACTGAGGAAATTGACCTTCGCAGCATTGGCTGGGGGAACATCTTCCAGCTGCCCTTCAAGCACTTACGAGACTACCGTCTCCGTCTGCTCTGTCCGTTCTTCGTCTACTCTGGTTTTGAAATGCTCTTCGCCGTCCAGGGACTCATACTG TCATTTGGAGTGTGTTCAGTAGGGATGGAGAAGCTGTGGTTGTTAGTTATGGTGTATGGTTTGTCATCCTCCATCTGTTCGGGCCTGGCCCTGACGATGCTGCGCTTGCCGAGGCAGATTATTCTTCTGGTGGGTGCCTTCGTGCACTTTGTGCTAATCATAACTCTTATGTGCTGGTCGCCCCAACCACGAGAGCCTAGCTATCTTCCGTATCTGTTGGTGCTCTCCGCCCTGTGGGGTCTGGGGACTGCGCTCAACAAGACTGGACTGAGCA CTCTGCTGGGGATGCTGTATGAAGACAAGGAGCGACTAGACTTTGTTTTTACCATCTACCATTGGTGGCAGGCCATTGCAATCTTCATCGTCTATCTTTGGTCTGCATTGCCTATGCGG GCAAAGCTTGGACTCCTGTTGTTGGCTCTCATAGTGGCGTGTCTCTGCTACGTGCAGATGGAGCGTCGCCTGGCGAAGAAAATTCCATTCAGGTTGCCACGGATTCCCCGTCCACGACACAAG GTCAAAGGTTACCGATACCTTGAGGAAGAAAATTCTGATGAATCCGACACGGACCTGagtgatgttgatgatgatgagaaAGATGAGGATGAGAGAGGGTTAGTCGAGGAGGACAGAAATACAGATGACGATTCCCAGGGTTCACCAGGACCGGAGAGGAGCAGGGTTAGGGACCGCAGGAGGAAACACGACAACGCTGCCTACGAGCaggcaggagagagagaggactaTGTCCAACACATGAGGGACTAG